GCGCGCCGGATCACCCCCTCATTGCGGAACACCCGGAATGGTTCAAGTGGCGCCCCGACGGCACCATCCAGCACGCCGAAAACCCGCCCAAGAGGTACGAAGACATCGTTCCCTTCGATTTCGAGTGCGACGCCTGGCAATCGCTCTGGGAGGCCGCCAGGGATATCGTGCTCTACTGGGCGGAACGGGGCATCCGGATCTTCCGGGTGGACAACCCCCACACCAAGCCCTTTGTCTTCTGGGAATGGCTGCTGCAGGAGACGCGCCGGGCATACCCGGATCTGATCTTCCTCTCCGAGGCCTTCACCCGGCCCAGCGTCATGAAACGTCTGGCCAAGCTCGGCTTCAGCCAGTCCTACACCTACTTTACCTGGCGCAACACCAAAGAGGAACTGGAGGCATATGTCACGGAACTCACCGCAACGGAGACCGCCGAGTACCTGCGGCCCAACTTCTGGCCCAACACGCCGGACATCCTCCCCGAATACCTCCAGTACGGCGGCAGGGCGGCCTTTGTGATCCGACTGGTGCTGGCGGCGACGCTCTCGTCCTGCTACGGCATCCTCGGTCCGGCCTACGAACTGATGGAAGACCGCGCACTCCCCGGGCGGGAGGAATACCTCGATTCGGAGAAATATCAGATCCGGCAGTGGGATCGGGAGCGTCCCGACCGGCTCAACGATCTCATCGCCCGGATCAACGACATCCGAAGGCACCACGCACCGCTGCGTCAGACCAGGAACATCACCTTCCTGGAATCGGCGAACGAGCATATCCTGGCCTATATGAAGACAATCGAAGCGAGCGATGAGCTGATCGTGGTGACGGTGAACCTGGATCCGTTCCACCACCAGGAGGGAGGAATCCGCATGCCTCTGGAGCAGCTGGGGATGGGATTCGACCAACCCTATCTGCTCCACGACCTGCTCGGTGAAGAGCGGTACTTCTGGCAGGGCGACTGGAACAGTATCGGCCTGGACCCCCAGGTGCTTCCGGCTCGGATCTTCCTCGTCCGGAAACGAATGCGGAAAGAAGAGGACTTCGACTACTTCATGTAGTCGGGGCAGGGAGGATCAGCATGGCACAGACCGCAACGGCACCGATTACCAAAGAAACGCTCTGGTACAAAGACGCCGTGATCTACCAGCTCCATGTCAAAAGCTTTGCCGACAGCAACGGGGACGGCATCGGCGACTTCCGGAGGCTGGAGCAAAAGCTGGGGTATCTCCGGGATCTGGGGGTGACGGCCGTCTGGCTGCTGCCCTTCTACCCTTCTCCCCTGCGGGACGACGGCTACGATATCGCCGACTACTACGGCGTGCATCCCGACTACGGCACGTTGCGGGACTTCAAACGTTTCCTGCGCAAGGCCCACAGCATGAACCTCAAGGTCATCACCGAGCTGGTGATCAACCATACCTCCGATCAGCACCCCTGGTTCCAGCGGGCCCGGCAGGCACGGCCCGGAACAACGCGGCGCAACTTCTATGTCTGGAGCGACACACCGGACCGGTTCAACGAAGCGCGGATCATCTTCCAGGATTTCGAGACCTCCAACTGGGCCTGGGACAACGAAGCCAGGGCCTACTACTGGCACCGTTTCTACTCCCATCAGCCGGACCTGAACTTCGACAACCCGAAGGTACAGAAGGAAATC
This portion of the Synergistales bacterium genome encodes:
- a CDS encoding alpha-1,4-glucan--maltose-1-phosphate maltosyltransferase; this encodes MHKLPGRQRVVIEAVKPEIDCGRFPIKRVHNERVTVQAAVFADGHDEIAAQLLYRNEGGHTWHSLPMQRDRGDSFSASFQVEGPSSYSYTVQGWVDRFATWRKDFAKKRQAGQPTEKELEIGRKLVESALPYAGQERADRLKERLESIEGAATGEERAALLMDESLATLVRPCVAPERITTYERTLRVLVERKRAAAGAWYEFFPRSAPAEGREHATLTDAARLLPEIARMGFDVVYLPPIHPIGHTNRKGKNNSVTAEPGDPGSPWAIGSGEGGHTSVHPRLGTEEDYLAFTEQVREQGMEPAMDLAFQCAPDHPLIAEHPEWFKWRPDGTIQHAENPPKRYEDIVPFDFECDAWQSLWEAARDIVLYWAERGIRIFRVDNPHTKPFVFWEWLLQETRRAYPDLIFLSEAFTRPSVMKRLAKLGFSQSYTYFTWRNTKEELEAYVTELTATETAEYLRPNFWPNTPDILPEYLQYGGRAAFVIRLVLAATLSSCYGILGPAYELMEDRALPGREEYLDSEKYQIRQWDRERPDRLNDLIARINDIRRHHAPLRQTRNITFLESANEHILAYMKTIEASDELIVVTVNLDPFHHQEGGIRMPLEQLGMGFDQPYLLHDLLGEERYFWQGDWNSIGLDPQVLPARIFLVRKRMRKEEDFDYFM